A genomic segment from Zonotrichia albicollis isolate bZonAlb1 chromosome 19, bZonAlb1.hap1, whole genome shotgun sequence encodes:
- the CYTH1 gene encoding LOW QUALITY PROTEIN: cytohesin-1 (The sequence of the model RefSeq protein was modified relative to this genomic sequence to represent the inferred CDS: deleted 1 base in 1 codon), whose product MTPGRPRSSLVRGPESPRKHRAAGVRTRHGSSGTAGGAGDGPGTMVLRAQGHVPSDLTPEECQELENIRRRKQELLADIQRLKDEIAEVTNEIENLGSTEERKNMQRNKQVAMGRKKFNMDPKKGIQFLIENDLLKNTCEDIAQFLYKGEGLNKTAIGDYLGERDEFNIQVLHAFVELHEFTDLNLVQALRQFLWSFRLPGEAQKIDRMMEAFAQRYCQCNPGVFQSTDTCYVLSFAIIMLNTSLHNPNVKDKPTAERFIAMNRGINDGGDLPEELLQNLYESIKNEPFKIPEDDGNDLTHTFFNPDREGWLLKLGGRVKTWKRRWFILTDNCLYYFEYTTDKEPRGIIPLENLSIREVEDSKKPNCFELYIPDNKDQVIKACKTEADGRVVEGNHTVYRISAPTPEEKEEWIKCIKAAISRDPFYEMLAARKKKVSSTKRH is encoded by the exons ATGACGCCCGGGAGGCCGCGGAGCTCATTGGTACGGGGCCCTGAGTCACCGCGGAAGCACCGC GCTGCAGGTGTCCGCACCCGGCACGGCAGCTCGGGCacggccggcggggccggggacgGCCCTGGCACCATggtgctgagggcacagggtcacg TGCCCAGTGACCTGACGCCAGAGGAGTGCCAGGAGCTGGAGAACATCCGCCGCCgaaagcaggagctgctggctgacATACAG CGCCTCAAGGATGAGATAGCAGAAGTGACGAATGAGATCGAGAACCTGGGCTCCACGGAGGAGAG GAAAAACATGCAGAGGAACAAGCAGGTGGCCAtgggcaggaagaagttcaacATGGATCCCAAGAAG GGCATCCAGTTCCTGATTGAGAACGACCTGCTGAAGAACACGTGTGAGGACATTGCGCAGTTCCTGTACAAGGGAGAGGGCCTCAACAAGACAGCCATCGGCGACTACCTGGGCGAGAG GGATGAGTTCAACATCCAAGTCCTGCATGCCTTCGTGGAGCTGCATGAATTCACTGACCTCAACCTTGTGCAGGCCCTGCG GCAGTTCCTGTGGAGCTTCCGGCTGCCAGGGGAGGCCCAGAAGATTGACCGGATGATGGAGGCCTTTGCCCAGCGGTACTGCCAGTGCAACCCCGGTGTCTTCCAGTCCACAG ACACCTGCTACGTGCTGTCCTTTGCCATCATCATGCTGAACACGAGCCTGCACAATCCCAACGTGAAGGACAAGCCCACGGCGGAGCGATTCATCGCCATGAACCGTGGCATCAATGACGGGGGGGACCtgcctgaggagctgctccag AACCTGTACGAGAGCATCAAGAATGAGCCCTTCAAAATCCCTGAGGATGACGGCAATGACCTCACCCACACCTTCTTCAACCCCGACCGGgagggctggctcctgaagctCG gaggCAGGGTGAAGACGTGGAAGCGGCGCTGGTTCATCCTGACGGACAACTGCCTTTACTACTTCGAGTACACAACG GACAAGGAGCCCCGTGGCATCATCCCCCTGGAGAACCTGAGCATCCGTGAGGTGGAGGACTCAAAGAAGCCC AACTGCTTTGAGCTCTACATCCCTGACAACAAGGACCAGGTGATCAAGGCCTGCAAGACAGAGGCAGATGGGCGCGTGGTGGAGGGGAACCACACCGTGTATCGCATCTCTGCCCCCACGCCCGAG